A window of the Thiomicrospira microaerophila genome harbors these coding sequences:
- a CDS encoding DUF6447 family protein, producing MTTNTNTQTITIDNQEYNVESLSDNAKNQIMNLRITDQEIASLQQKLAIAQTARATYAKALTEALPQPTKQ from the coding sequence ATGACAACCAATACTAATACACAAACCATTACGATTGACAACCAAGAATACAATGTCGAAAGTCTGTCTGATAATGCAAAAAATCAAATCATGAACCTGCGCATCACAGACCAAGAAATCGCCAGCCTACAACAAAAACTAGCGATTGCCCAAACTGCTCGCGCCACCTACGCCAAAGCCTTAACAGAAGCCCTTCCGCAACCAACAAAACAATAA
- a CDS encoding DUF6447 family protein produces MPKEKKQQLTINGKNYDIDSLSDQAKQQLMNLQFADGEIQQLKNKIALTNMARSSYLQVLNQHLPEKTAAANKKKDVITVDGKRYCLDDFNDEGKVQVQNLQVVAQLLDRLNSELAITQTARNGYYQILELSLTKTQ; encoded by the coding sequence ATGCCGAAAGAAAAAAAGCAGCAACTAACGATTAACGGAAAAAATTATGATATTGATTCGTTATCGGATCAGGCTAAACAGCAGTTAATGAATTTACAATTTGCTGATGGTGAAATTCAACAGTTAAAAAATAAAATCGCTTTAACTAATATGGCTCGATCTTCTTATCTTCAAGTGCTGAATCAGCATTTACCTGAAAAAACGGCAGCTGCTAACAAAAAGAAGGATGTTATTACTGTTGATGGTAAACGTTATTGCCTTGATGACTTTAATGATGAAGGCAAAGTACAAGTTCAAAACTTACAGGTTGTTGCTCAGTTGCTTGATCGTTTGAATAGTGAGTTAGCCATTACGCAGACTGCTAGAAATGGTTATTATCAAATTCTTGAATTGAGCTTAACTAAAACACAGTAA
- a CDS encoding Txe/YoeB family addiction module toxin, producing MYQLLFMSQAQKNSKKLNASGLKPKVIALLELIQVNPLAYPPAYEYLQGDLKGIISRCINKQHRLVYEVFEEEKLIKIYRMWTHYE from the coding sequence ATGTACCAGCTTTTGTTCATGTCGCAGGCTCAAAAAAATTCTAAAAAACTCAATGCTTCTGGCTTAAAACCTAAAGTGATTGCACTTCTTGAGTTAATTCAAGTTAACCCGTTAGCCTATCCTCCGGCTTATGAATATCTGCAAGGAGATTTAAAAGGCATAATCAGCCGTTGCATTAATAAGCAACACCGTTTGGTGTATGAAGTGTTTGAAGAAGAAAAATTGATTAAGATTTATCGCATGTGGACACATTACGAATAA
- a CDS encoding HlyD family type I secretion periplasmic adaptor subunit produces MTKDVTKTEEMVLQNKATEKTALKSKQQELEVASQTTSALPSAGAPNADLPSINTNDGRYSRYGWIALIIVFLFGGTWSATAPLNSAAVAVGEVVVVSHNKVVQHLEGGIVAEILVSEGELVEKNQPLLRLNPTQAQAEHAMISGQLNEIIGLEARLRAEQMSAETIAFPPSLTERSEQPDIQQIIEAQTRLFEARRTSLASEMAIYSQRIRALNQQIQGLTDYILTLEDRIASYEAEIKDWDSLFQEQFADKTRITEMQRELTRLRGERDQNRSEIARLNVMIAEAENQKLLSQQQMLKEVSSELPRVQAERMDLNFRKQILEDRLNRITIPSPDTGLVKGLNVFTLGSVIRPGETLMEIVPRTEDFAVRVRVNTTDINQVHVGLIADVRFSAFNTQTTHVIEGEVINISADKFVDERQGMEYFEARIKITPAGVEQMRQDGIFILPGMPAEAMIRTGDRTVFGYFVKPFQDMFARAFRES; encoded by the coding sequence ATGACAAAAGACGTCACTAAAACCGAAGAAATGGTTTTACAAAACAAAGCCACGGAAAAAACCGCGCTTAAAAGCAAACAGCAAGAACTAGAAGTCGCCAGCCAAACGACCAGTGCGCTGCCATCAGCCGGCGCACCCAATGCAGACCTTCCAAGCATTAACACCAATGATGGCCGCTACAGCCGCTATGGTTGGATTGCACTCATCATTGTTTTCTTGTTTGGCGGAACCTGGTCGGCCACTGCACCCCTTAACAGTGCAGCCGTCGCCGTCGGCGAAGTGGTTGTGGTATCGCACAACAAGGTTGTTCAACACCTTGAAGGCGGAATTGTTGCTGAAATTCTAGTAAGCGAAGGCGAACTGGTAGAAAAAAATCAACCCCTACTCCGTCTTAACCCAACCCAAGCCCAAGCAGAACATGCGATGATAAGCGGCCAACTGAACGAAATCATTGGACTTGAAGCCCGTTTGCGTGCAGAACAAATGAGCGCCGAAACCATCGCCTTTCCGCCCAGCCTAACAGAACGTTCAGAACAGCCGGACATACAACAAATTATCGAAGCACAAACGCGCCTGTTTGAAGCTCGCCGTACCTCACTGGCCAGTGAAATGGCGATCTACAGCCAACGTATTCGTGCGCTAAACCAGCAAATCCAAGGATTGACTGACTACATACTGACCCTCGAAGATCGCATCGCCTCCTATGAAGCTGAAATCAAAGATTGGGACAGCCTATTCCAAGAACAATTTGCCGATAAAACCCGCATTACCGAAATGCAACGTGAACTGACTCGTTTACGCGGAGAGCGTGACCAAAACCGCTCTGAAATTGCGCGTCTTAACGTAATGATTGCCGAAGCTGAAAACCAAAAACTCCTTTCGCAACAACAGATGCTCAAAGAAGTCTCCTCTGAACTGCCAAGAGTACAAGCCGAGCGCATGGATCTCAACTTCAGAAAGCAAATTCTTGAAGACCGTCTAAACCGCATCACCATACCCTCACCGGATACAGGCCTGGTTAAAGGGCTCAACGTATTTACCCTTGGCTCAGTTATACGCCCAGGCGAAACCCTAATGGAAATCGTACCGCGCACCGAAGACTTTGCAGTGCGTGTGCGCGTAAACACCACCGACATAAACCAGGTTCATGTCGGACTCATCGCCGATGTCCGCTTCTCCGCGTTTAACACCCAAACTACCCATGTTATAGAAGGCGAAGTCATCAACATTTCAGCCGACAAATTCGTTGATGAACGTCAAGGCATGGAATACTTTGAAGCCCGCATCAAAATCACGCCGGCTGGGGTTGAACAAATGAGACAAGATGGCATTTTCATACTTCCGGGTATGCCCGCTGAAGCGATGATCAGAACCGGGGATCGAACAGTATTCGGCTACTTTGTTAAACCCTTCCAAGACATGTTTGCCCGCGCGTTTAGAGAGTCCTAA
- a CDS encoding type I secretion system permease/ATPase, which yields MKRKPEKTELQLAIQTIRKAFISIGVFSMFINILMLVPPLYMLQLYDRVLTSRSEDTLIMLTILVVGLFITMGFLEFVRSRILIRIGNKMDQELNEKLFASMFKKSINEPGQNTPQPLNDMTSIRQFMTGNGPFAFFDSPWLPIYIAILFIFHVYFGVFAIFSAIVLIGLAVANELSTKKLLAEANSENIYSTQYAGSCVKNAEVVAAMGMEPNLRQRWLQKHLSFLSKQSEASDRASILTNSSKNLRLMFQSLILGIGAWLAIHNEITPGMMIAGSIILGRALAPLDLMISSWKSFGAARSAYGRLNEMFINYPSQERNMTLPPPEGKISCENVLVVPPGSQHPVVKGASFSVEKGELVAIIGPSAAGKSSLIRAMIGVWPLMNGKVRLDGADIHAWNKDELGPYIGYLPQDIELFAGTISENIARFNQVDPNKVVQAAKLAGVHDLVLRLPNGYDTYISGEGGLSGGQRQRIGLARALYNQPKLVLLDEPNSNLDDQGEQALSQALENLKQFGTTVIVISHRKQVLKHVDKILLMAQGQVRAFGARDEVLQALQSGQLTLADKS from the coding sequence ATGAAAAGAAAACCAGAAAAAACGGAACTCCAACTCGCGATACAAACTATTCGCAAAGCCTTTATATCCATTGGCGTATTCAGTATGTTTATCAACATACTAATGCTGGTGCCGCCGCTCTACATGCTACAACTCTACGACCGCGTACTAACCTCGCGCAGCGAAGACACCTTAATCATGCTGACCATTCTCGTGGTAGGCTTGTTTATCACCATGGGCTTTTTAGAGTTCGTACGCTCGCGGATTCTCATCAGAATTGGAAACAAAATGGATCAAGAGTTAAACGAAAAACTCTTTGCCTCCATGTTCAAAAAGTCGATTAACGAGCCGGGACAAAACACCCCACAACCGCTAAACGACATGACATCCATCCGTCAATTTATGACCGGCAATGGCCCGTTTGCCTTTTTTGATTCGCCTTGGTTACCGATCTACATCGCCATTTTGTTTATTTTCCATGTTTACTTTGGTGTGTTTGCCATCTTCTCCGCCATCGTACTCATTGGCCTAGCGGTTGCCAACGAACTCTCAACCAAAAAATTGCTTGCCGAAGCCAACAGCGAAAATATCTATTCAACCCAATATGCCGGCTCTTGCGTTAAAAACGCAGAAGTCGTGGCCGCAATGGGTATGGAACCTAACCTACGCCAACGCTGGTTACAAAAACACCTCAGCTTTTTGAGCAAACAATCCGAAGCCAGTGATCGCGCAAGCATCCTGACCAACTCATCCAAAAACCTGCGCCTAATGTTCCAATCATTGATTCTCGGTATTGGAGCTTGGTTGGCTATTCACAATGAAATCACCCCTGGGATGATGATTGCAGGCTCCATTATTCTAGGCCGAGCGCTCGCCCCGCTTGACTTGATGATCAGCTCGTGGAAAAGCTTTGGCGCAGCCCGCTCAGCTTACGGACGCCTCAACGAAATGTTCATCAACTACCCTAGCCAAGAACGTAACATGACGCTACCACCACCTGAAGGCAAAATCAGCTGTGAAAATGTCTTAGTTGTGCCCCCAGGCAGTCAACATCCAGTAGTAAAAGGCGCCAGCTTTAGTGTTGAAAAAGGTGAACTAGTCGCGATTATCGGCCCCAGTGCCGCCGGAAAATCATCGCTTATCCGCGCAATGATTGGTGTTTGGCCATTAATGAACGGTAAGGTACGATTAGATGGTGCAGACATTCATGCCTGGAACAAAGATGAACTAGGCCCCTATATTGGCTACCTACCGCAAGACATCGAACTATTTGCCGGAACGATTAGCGAAAACATTGCCCGTTTTAACCAGGTCGATCCCAACAAGGTAGTCCAAGCGGCTAAATTAGCCGGTGTTCACGACCTCGTGCTAAGGCTGCCAAATGGCTATGACACCTACATTTCCGGTGAAGGCGGTCTATCAGGCGGCCAACGACAACGTATCGGCCTCGCAAGAGCGCTTTACAACCAACCCAAATTAGTATTGCTTGACGAACCCAACTCTAACCTTGATGACCAAGGTGAACAGGCACTGTCGCAAGCGCTGGAAAATCTCAAGCAGTTTGGCACTACCGTGATTGTTATTTCACACAGAAAGCAAGTTCTTAAACACGTAGATAAAATACTGCTTATGGCTCAAGGACAAGTGCGCGCCTTTGGCGCCCGCGATGAAGTACTGCAAGCTTTGCAATCCGGACAACTCACACTTGCAGACAAGTCATAA
- a CDS encoding TolC family outer membrane protein, whose product MKHKILLIALTSLVIPFSASNASTQTPISLIDAYNLTLNNNHELHGKEFRKQAEQEKLNQAWSAVKPNIRLLGTYGYGEYTTQFQNDQSDTFHRSSLQLVQPLYSANAFRNISREQRNQTALELQFGQDQQTIALQTTQSYIQLALAQRKAEIAHRQFDDHQLKLRRLEAMLERGLATRMDLLEAQSKRDEIRALVTTSDNEVMINQKRLERLIGEPFADIQPLNENLWRRAQRLTENANSWLNQAQQHSPGIQIAKANLDVAKQELRIQQAGYQPEINLRAEYVKSNSYENTFLDNKKIQIEFGMPLYQGGATQSRVRAANNIISSQQEFLTDQQRTTRIQVEETLTKLQASSANIIALEQSVQSNQAYLEAAERGLSLGVRGLFEVLDARTRIHNTERRMLDEIYANIFTQFELLYLIGKFDQHSLTEYLKLGFSVESFKQ is encoded by the coding sequence ATGAAACATAAAATACTCCTGATCGCCTTAACCAGCCTAGTTATTCCGTTTTCAGCGTCTAACGCATCAACGCAAACCCCAATTAGCCTGATTGATGCCTACAACCTGACCCTAAATAACAACCATGAACTCCATGGTAAAGAATTTCGCAAACAAGCCGAACAAGAAAAGCTTAACCAGGCCTGGTCTGCCGTAAAACCGAATATCAGACTTTTAGGCACCTACGGCTATGGCGAATACACCACCCAGTTTCAAAACGACCAAAGCGACACATTTCATCGCAGCTCGCTCCAACTAGTTCAGCCCCTCTACTCAGCCAATGCCTTTAGAAATATCTCGCGTGAACAAAGAAATCAAACCGCGCTCGAACTCCAATTTGGTCAAGACCAACAAACCATAGCGCTGCAAACCACCCAAAGCTATATCCAACTGGCCCTCGCGCAACGTAAAGCCGAAATTGCCCACAGACAGTTTGACGACCACCAGCTTAAGCTAAGAAGGTTAGAGGCCATGCTAGAGCGCGGATTAGCAACGCGCATGGACCTGCTTGAAGCCCAGTCAAAACGAGATGAAATCAGAGCGCTCGTTACTACTTCTGACAACGAAGTCATGATTAACCAAAAAAGGCTCGAACGCTTGATAGGTGAACCCTTTGCCGACATTCAACCGCTTAACGAAAACCTCTGGCGCCGTGCACAACGCCTAACCGAAAACGCTAACAGCTGGTTAAACCAAGCCCAGCAACACTCGCCGGGCATACAAATTGCCAAAGCCAATTTAGACGTTGCCAAGCAAGAGCTACGCATCCAACAAGCCGGTTACCAACCTGAAATTAACCTTCGTGCCGAATACGTCAAATCAAACAGCTACGAAAACACCTTTTTAGACAACAAAAAAATACAAATTGAATTCGGCATGCCGCTTTACCAAGGCGGTGCAACCCAATCGCGTGTCCGCGCAGCCAACAACATTATCAGTAGCCAACAAGAATTCTTAACTGACCAACAACGCACCACGCGCATCCAAGTAGAAGAGACCCTAACTAAACTTCAGGCAAGCTCCGCAAACATCATTGCGCTCGAACAAAGTGTTCAATCCAACCAAGCCTATCTCGAAGCGGCAGAACGTGGTCTGTCGCTCGGTGTAAGAGGGCTTTTTGAAGTTTTAGATGCACGTACCCGCATTCACAACACAGAACGTCGAATGCTCGACGAAATTTATGCTAATATATTCACCCAATTTGAGCTGCTTTATCTGATCGGAAAATTTGATCAACATTCCCTAACTGAATACCTCAAACTAGGCTTCAGTGTCGAGTCATTTAAGCAATAA
- the waaA gene encoding lipid IV(A) 3-deoxy-D-manno-octulosonic acid transferase, which produces MKALIYATLIRLALPAILLVLAIRSRKDRRYRQRLSERFGYLPAQMQTTCGGLVIHCASVGEVEAAKPLVEALLTNYPQTPITITCTTPTGSERIQKLFSERVHHCYLPIDTPGAVKRWLNALQPRAILLLETELWPNLLIQARQANCQTFLVNARLSKKSARAYRRFYWFTQLMLNHLDGILAQNQACLRRYQALGYSNPITLTGSLKFDLNPPEQNFNPSFSASLQQRILWVAGSTHNGEDEALLQAFQALKDIEPRLLLVLVPRHPERFEPLAQTLKSSHLTYQRLSQTQQLDQKTQVLLGDTMGDLVRWYQLADWVFIGGSLIPRGGHNPLEAMIFGKPIMAGRHIFNFAEIYRQLAQQRALAWIDNPQQLIQQAQAWLAEPQQAKETGQRAQALFNRHQGATLKTLAQLNHRLGKDFSHQTLTKPTQNQIWFDHRYLSKQQIEQAFNPTYWQAQNKIIGHSQGRNQAWFIQHQDQTMLLRHYYRGGLIGKLLNDQFLTQPAANSRAFQEFKLLSWMRAQGLAVPRPCAARYQPKGIIYRADILVEVIPNSQDLFQTLCQRTLEPQVWQQIGQVIAHFHQQGIYHSDLNCHNILLDQQNQAWLIDFDKCERRLAGNWTQANLARLKRSLEKEKHQQKHFYYQSQDWQAFKRGYTGLN; this is translated from the coding sequence TTGAAGGCACTGATTTACGCCACACTGATACGACTCGCCTTACCCGCCATTCTGCTAGTGTTAGCAATTCGAAGCCGAAAAGACAGACGCTACAGGCAACGACTATCAGAGCGATTTGGCTACCTGCCCGCTCAAATGCAAACCACATGCGGTGGACTGGTTATCCACTGCGCCTCGGTAGGCGAAGTTGAAGCGGCCAAACCACTGGTAGAAGCCCTGCTGACAAACTATCCGCAAACCCCGATTACAATCACCTGCACCACCCCAACCGGCTCAGAACGCATCCAAAAACTCTTTTCAGAACGGGTCCATCACTGCTACCTGCCTATCGACACACCCGGTGCAGTCAAACGCTGGCTTAACGCGCTGCAACCGCGAGCGATTCTCCTGCTTGAAACCGAGCTTTGGCCTAACCTGCTAATCCAAGCACGCCAAGCCAACTGCCAAACCTTTCTGGTCAATGCCCGATTATCCAAAAAATCGGCGCGTGCCTATCGCCGATTCTACTGGTTTACCCAACTCATGCTAAACCACCTTGATGGCATCCTCGCTCAAAACCAGGCCTGCTTACGTCGTTATCAAGCCCTTGGCTACAGCAACCCAATCACCCTAACCGGCAGCCTCAAATTTGACCTCAACCCACCCGAACAAAATTTTAACCCATCCTTCAGCGCATCACTGCAACAACGCATTCTATGGGTTGCGGGCAGCACCCATAATGGCGAAGACGAAGCCCTCCTCCAAGCCTTCCAAGCATTAAAAGACATCGAACCCAGACTGCTACTCGTCCTCGTTCCACGCCATCCTGAACGTTTTGAACCGCTCGCGCAAACACTTAAAAGCAGCCACTTAACCTACCAACGCCTTAGCCAAACCCAGCAACTAGACCAAAAAACTCAAGTCCTGCTCGGCGACACCATGGGCGACCTGGTTCGCTGGTATCAACTCGCGGACTGGGTATTCATCGGCGGCAGCCTAATCCCACGCGGCGGACATAATCCACTTGAAGCCATGATTTTTGGCAAACCGATTATGGCAGGACGCCATATATTCAATTTTGCCGAGATCTATCGCCAACTCGCGCAACAGCGCGCCCTAGCTTGGATAGACAACCCACAACAGCTTATCCAACAAGCCCAAGCCTGGCTAGCTGAACCGCAACAAGCCAAAGAAACAGGACAGCGCGCACAAGCCCTGTTTAACCGGCACCAGGGCGCAACCCTGAAAACACTGGCTCAACTCAACCACCGGCTAGGCAAAGATTTTTCCCACCAAACACTGACCAAGCCAACCCAAAACCAAATATGGTTTGACCATCGTTATCTGTCAAAACAACAGATCGAACAGGCGTTTAACCCGACATACTGGCAGGCACAAAACAAAATCATCGGACACTCACAAGGTCGGAACCAGGCCTGGTTTATCCAACACCAAGATCAAACAATGCTGCTGCGCCATTACTACCGTGGCGGACTGATCGGCAAACTGCTTAACGATCAATTCTTAACGCAACCGGCAGCAAACAGCCGTGCTTTCCAAGAATTCAAACTCCTAAGCTGGATGCGCGCGCAAGGCCTAGCCGTACCCAGACCCTGCGCAGCCCGCTATCAACCTAAAGGCATCATCTATCGTGCCGACATCCTTGTTGAAGTCATTCCCAACAGCCAAGACCTGTTTCAAACCCTCTGCCAACGCACGCTAGAGCCACAGGTTTGGCAACAAATAGGCCAAGTGATTGCCCACTTTCATCAACAAGGCATCTACCATTCAGACCTAAACTGCCACAACATCCTGCTCGACCAGCAGAACCAGGCCTGGTTAATCGACTTTGACAAATGCGAACGACGCTTGGCAGGCAACTGGACACAAGCCAACCTAGCGCGCTTAAAACGCTCGCTTGAAAAAGAAAAACATCAACAAAAACACTTTTATTATCAGAGTCAAGATTGGCAAGCGTTCAAGCGTGGCTACACAGGTTTAAACTGA
- a CDS encoding D-sedoheptulose-7-phosphate isomerase translates to MTINVQSFSNSLQRHLDLFSGALSYQPFAEQMFRQILLCLQQGGKVVWCGNGGSAADSQHLAAEFVVRYKDNRAGLASLALTTDTSILTACANDFGFEQVFARQVSALMRPNDILIALSTSGKSENVNLAVEAAQRLGATSLALTGGDGGRLAQIADQVLCVDSTETARIQEMHLFIGHWWCEALDEACALGALVELRGAGR, encoded by the coding sequence ATGACGATTAATGTTCAAAGTTTTTCAAATTCCTTGCAGCGACATTTGGATTTATTTAGTGGTGCACTGAGTTATCAGCCGTTCGCAGAGCAGATGTTTAGGCAAATCTTATTATGTTTGCAGCAGGGCGGCAAGGTGGTTTGGTGCGGTAACGGTGGCAGCGCGGCGGATAGCCAGCATTTGGCGGCGGAGTTTGTGGTGCGCTATAAGGATAATCGAGCAGGCTTGGCATCTTTGGCGCTGACCACGGATACTTCGATCTTAACCGCTTGCGCGAATGATTTTGGTTTTGAGCAGGTGTTTGCCCGTCAGGTTTCCGCGCTCATGCGACCTAACGATATTTTAATTGCCTTGAGTACCTCGGGGAAAAGTGAGAATGTGAACTTGGCGGTCGAGGCCGCTCAGCGTCTGGGTGCAACTAGTTTGGCGTTAACCGGAGGGGATGGCGGACGTTTGGCGCAAATTGCCGATCAGGTGTTGTGTGTTGACAGTACGGAGACCGCTCGGATTCAGGAGATGCATTTGTTTATTGGCCATTGGTGGTGTGAGGCGTTGGATGAGGCTTGTGCGTTGGGTGCGTTGGTTGAGTTAAGGGGGGCGGGGCGATGA
- the hldE gene encoding bifunctional D-glycero-beta-D-manno-heptose-7-phosphate kinase/D-glycero-beta-D-manno-heptose 1-phosphate adenylyltransferase HldE, whose product MMMNFDLLQQLSRAKILVVGDVMLDRYYYGDTQRISPEAPVPVVHVKRIEDRAGGAANVARNIAHLDGQVTLLGIIGDDAEGDSLQRLLTEEHIQSSLYRQTAQPTIAKMRVVSRHQQVVRLDMEQRFSPASAAQLAQAFVGLVDGFDWVIFSDYNKGSLAQISSMIQAAKKAGKPVMVDPKQTDLCLYAGADVITPNVKEFLDAGGDMASEVSMLASARALLEQAGIGAMLLTRSEQGMSYITAQTHYHVPAQVLEVSDVTGAGDTVIASLAVMLAAGFEAEQAVALANLCAGIVVSKLGAATVSPEELAAKLNQYLNAQGDRYLAPFDAVLQHIGFAKQNGERIVFTNGCFDILHAGHVRYLNQAKALGDRLVVGLNSDASVRRLKGDARPINSLEDRAAVLAGLACVDWVVPFGDSPEEQDTPLKLIQQVAPDVLVKGGDYSIDSIVGADFVLAQGGEVKVLSFVAGKSTTGIINKARGEG is encoded by the coding sequence ATGATGATGAATTTTGATCTTTTGCAGCAGTTGTCGCGCGCTAAGATTTTGGTGGTGGGCGATGTGATGTTGGATCGTTACTATTATGGCGATACCCAGCGTATTTCGCCGGAAGCACCAGTGCCGGTGGTGCATGTTAAGCGGATTGAGGATAGGGCCGGTGGCGCAGCGAATGTGGCGCGCAATATCGCACATTTGGATGGTCAGGTAACCCTGTTGGGGATTATTGGTGACGATGCCGAGGGCGATAGTTTGCAGCGGCTGTTAACCGAAGAGCATATTCAGTCGTCGCTTTATCGCCAGACGGCGCAACCGACGATTGCTAAAATGCGGGTGGTGTCACGCCATCAGCAGGTGGTGCGTTTGGATATGGAGCAACGGTTTTCGCCCGCCAGCGCCGCACAATTGGCACAGGCGTTTGTCGGTTTGGTGGATGGGTTTGACTGGGTTATTTTTAGTGACTATAACAAGGGTTCGTTGGCGCAAATCAGTAGCATGATTCAGGCCGCTAAAAAGGCGGGTAAACCTGTGATGGTTGATCCGAAACAAACTGATTTGTGTTTGTATGCCGGTGCTGATGTGATTACGCCGAATGTTAAAGAGTTTTTGGATGCTGGGGGGGATATGGCATCCGAGGTAAGTATGTTGGCTTCAGCGCGGGCGTTGCTTGAGCAGGCGGGAATCGGTGCGATGTTGTTGACACGCAGTGAGCAGGGGATGAGTTATATCACCGCGCAGACGCATTATCATGTGCCGGCACAGGTGCTTGAGGTGAGTGATGTGACTGGGGCGGGCGATACCGTGATTGCGAGTTTGGCGGTGATGTTGGCGGCTGGCTTTGAGGCCGAGCAGGCGGTGGCCTTGGCGAACCTGTGCGCAGGCATTGTGGTGAGTAAGCTCGGTGCAGCGACGGTTTCGCCAGAGGAGTTGGCGGCGAAGTTGAATCAGTATTTAAATGCGCAGGGTGACCGTTATCTTGCGCCATTCGATGCGGTGTTGCAGCATATTGGGTTTGCGAAACAAAATGGCGAGCGTATTGTGTTTACCAATGGCTGTTTTGATATTTTGCATGCCGGTCATGTGCGTTATTTGAATCAGGCTAAGGCGCTGGGTGATCGTTTGGTGGTGGGGCTAAACTCGGATGCGTCGGTCAGGCGTTTAAAGGGTGATGCACGCCCGATTAATAGTTTGGAAGATCGTGCTGCTGTGCTTGCAGGACTCGCCTGTGTGGATTGGGTGGTGCCGTTTGGCGATTCACCGGAAGAGCAGGATACGCCACTAAAGTTAATTCAGCAGGTAGCACCTGATGTGTTAGTCAAGGGAGGGGATTATTCAATTGACAGCATTGTTGGCGCGGATTTTGTGTTGGCGCAGGGTGGCGAGGTTAAGGTATTGTCGTTTGTTGCCGGTAAATCCACCACCGGGATTATTAACAAAGCGCGCGGGGAAGGTTGA
- a CDS encoding glycosyltransferase family 9 protein produces MISRPAPQSICILRLSAIGDVCNAVAAVQAIQRHYPDAKLTWVIGRVEHSLLKGLPGVRFVVFDKKQGWHAYKQLKQDLAGENFDYLLHMQVALRANIASLMINARVKVGFDKARAKELHSLFMNASIAPRDGDHVLDGFMQFAAFLGVPKAAPVWQIPLAADDQAWALAQIGTASRNFIICPAASKAERNWLAPRYAAIGDWMTDKGYQVFICGANTLLEQQLAADIEQHAQHPLVNLVGKSNLKQLLALIAQADLVLAPDTGPAHMANAVGTPVVGLYAHSNPARTGPYRYRDSVVSVYQQAIVEQTGKPLGSQKWGARAKGDDLMARIEVEQVKHTILTLLDKGA; encoded by the coding sequence ATGATAAGCAGGCCTGCTCCTCAGTCGATTTGTATTTTACGCTTGTCTGCCATTGGCGATGTGTGTAATGCGGTGGCGGCGGTGCAAGCGATTCAGCGGCATTATCCTGATGCCAAGTTAACTTGGGTTATTGGGCGGGTGGAGCATAGCTTGTTAAAAGGTTTGCCCGGTGTGCGTTTTGTGGTGTTTGATAAAAAACAGGGTTGGCACGCCTATAAGCAGTTAAAGCAGGATTTAGCGGGCGAAAACTTTGATTATTTATTGCATATGCAAGTTGCATTACGTGCGAATATTGCCAGTTTAATGATTAACGCGCGGGTGAAGGTTGGGTTTGATAAGGCGCGAGCGAAAGAGTTGCACAGCTTGTTTATGAATGCCTCGATTGCGCCACGCGACGGCGACCATGTGTTAGACGGGTTTATGCAGTTCGCCGCGTTTTTGGGTGTTCCGAAAGCTGCTCCTGTTTGGCAGATTCCGCTGGCGGCTGATGACCAGGCCTGGGCGCTTGCGCAGATCGGCACTGCAAGTCGTAATTTTATTATTTGTCCGGCAGCCTCTAAAGCCGAGCGCAATTGGTTAGCGCCGCGTTATGCCGCCATCGGCGATTGGATGACGGACAAAGGTTATCAGGTGTTTATATGCGGGGCGAATACGCTGCTGGAACAGCAGTTGGCCGCTGACATTGAACAGCATGCGCAGCATCCGCTGGTTAATTTGGTGGGCAAAAGTAATCTAAAACAGTTGTTGGCCTTGATTGCGCAGGCTGATTTGGTGCTTGCGCCGGATACTGGGCCGGCGCATATGGCAAATGCCGTGGGCACACCGGTGGTCGGGTTGTATGCGCATAGCAACCCTGCACGAACCGGGCCTTATCGTTATCGTGATTCGGTGGTGTCGGTTTATCAGCAGGCCATCGTTGAGCAAACTGGAAAACCGCTGGGTTCACAAAAATGGGGCGCGCGGGCAAAGGGTGATGACCTAATGGCGCGGATTGAGGTGGAACAGGTTAAACACACAATCCTAACCTTATTGGATAAGGGTGCTTAA